The following coding sequences are from one Paenibacillus tundrae window:
- a CDS encoding cob(I)yrinic acid a,c-diamide adenosyltransferase, translating to MGIYTRTGDEGQTSVIGGRVIKDDDRVEAYGTIDELNCFVGQAISLIDHATGQFEDLREHLLEVQQELFDCGSDLAFVRISETKYKVRDEMVTRLEQWIDMYDAENPKVERFILPGGSQLSSALHVCRTVCRRAERRAVTLGQHTDINPSVRRYLNRLSDYFFVVARTANARQQVADIEYVRSKKVFRRKE from the coding sequence ATGGGCATATACACACGAACAGGTGACGAAGGTCAAACATCAGTGATTGGTGGACGGGTCATCAAGGATGATGATCGAGTAGAGGCATATGGAACAATTGATGAACTGAATTGTTTTGTGGGACAGGCAATCAGTTTAATTGATCATGCAACAGGGCAATTCGAGGATCTCCGTGAGCATTTGCTTGAAGTACAACAGGAGTTGTTTGACTGTGGATCAGATCTCGCTTTTGTAAGAATTAGTGAGACAAAATATAAAGTGCGGGATGAGATGGTTACTAGATTGGAACAATGGATTGACATGTATGATGCGGAGAATCCAAAGGTAGAACGTTTCATCTTGCCGGGGGGAAGTCAGCTATCGTCTGCACTGCATGTATGCCGTACTGTATGTCGTCGTGCGGAACGCCGCGCAGTTACCTTAGGGCAACATACCGATATTAATCCATCGGTAAGACGTTATTTAAACCGTTTATCGGATTATTTCTTCGTGGTTGCACGGACAGCCAATGCGAGACAACAGGTAGCTGATATTGAATATGTGCGGAGCAAAAAAGTTTTCCGCCGCAAAGAATGA